Proteins encoded together in one Drosophila albomicans strain 15112-1751.03 chromosome 2R, ASM965048v2, whole genome shotgun sequence window:
- the LOC117574827 gene encoding pyridoxine/pyridoxamine 5'-phosphate oxidase isoform X2 — translation MSEAASIEQLSALRMKYHERKNAFLEQDIKVKDPFCVFRDWLSDALNTKEILEPNAAALATVDAEGKPSNRFVLVKEATAEGFTFFTNYGSRKADEIAANPNVAIAIYWMPLRRSVRIEGVAEKIPHAASLKYFHERPRASQIGAAASPQSQRIPSRSHLDEIECSIKAKLGPDGEVPLPNWGGYLVKPHLIEFWQGQTDRLHDRIRFRRGPNVESEIDGQLVHGGENGWVYERLAP, via the exons ATGAGCGAGGCGGCTTCCATCGAACAACTTTCCG cgCTACGCATGAAGTATCATGAACGCAAAAATGCGTTTCTCGAGCAAGACATCAAGGTTAAGGATCCGTTCTGTGTATTTCGCGACTGGTTAAGCGACGCTCTCAACACTAAGGAGATTCTGGAGCCTAACGCAGCCGCCTTGGCCACTGTGGATGCGGAGGGCAAGCCATCTAATCGTTTTGTGCTGGTCAAGGAAGCCACAGCCGAGGGCTTCACCTTCTTCACAAACTACGGAAGTCGCAAGGCTGACGAGATTGCTGCCAATCCAAATGTTGCAATTGCCATTTATTGGATGCCACTGCGTCGCAGCGTTCGCATTGAGGGCGTGGCCGAAAAGATACCACACGCTGCATCCCTCAAATACTTTCATGAACGCCCACGTGCAAGTCAAATTGGTGCTGCGGCCAGTCCACAAAGTCAACGCATTCCTTCACGCAGCCACCTCGACGAGATTGAGTGCAGCATCAAAGCCAAACTGGGCCCCGATGGTGAGGTGCCGCTGCCCAATTGGGGTGGCTATCTAGTGAAGCCGCATCTCATAGAGTTCTGGCAAGGACAAACAGATCGCTTGCACGATCGGATTCGCTTTCGACGTGGCCCCAACGTCGAGTCAGAGATCGATGGCCAGCTGGTTCATGGCGGCGAGAATGGTTGGGTCTATGAACGACTAGCGCCTTAA
- the LOC117574827 gene encoding pyridoxine/pyridoxamine 5'-phosphate oxidase isoform X1 produces the protein MRLLQIVRKMSEAASIEQLSALRMKYHERKNAFLEQDIKVKDPFCVFRDWLSDALNTKEILEPNAAALATVDAEGKPSNRFVLVKEATAEGFTFFTNYGSRKADEIAANPNVAIAIYWMPLRRSVRIEGVAEKIPHAASLKYFHERPRASQIGAAASPQSQRIPSRSHLDEIECSIKAKLGPDGEVPLPNWGGYLVKPHLIEFWQGQTDRLHDRIRFRRGPNVESEIDGQLVHGGENGWVYERLAP, from the exons A TGAGACTTTTACAAATTGTGCGCAAGATGAGCGAGGCGGCTTCCATCGAACAACTTTCCG cgCTACGCATGAAGTATCATGAACGCAAAAATGCGTTTCTCGAGCAAGACATCAAGGTTAAGGATCCGTTCTGTGTATTTCGCGACTGGTTAAGCGACGCTCTCAACACTAAGGAGATTCTGGAGCCTAACGCAGCCGCCTTGGCCACTGTGGATGCGGAGGGCAAGCCATCTAATCGTTTTGTGCTGGTCAAGGAAGCCACAGCCGAGGGCTTCACCTTCTTCACAAACTACGGAAGTCGCAAGGCTGACGAGATTGCTGCCAATCCAAATGTTGCAATTGCCATTTATTGGATGCCACTGCGTCGCAGCGTTCGCATTGAGGGCGTGGCCGAAAAGATACCACACGCTGCATCCCTCAAATACTTTCATGAACGCCCACGTGCAAGTCAAATTGGTGCTGCGGCCAGTCCACAAAGTCAACGCATTCCTTCACGCAGCCACCTCGACGAGATTGAGTGCAGCATCAAAGCCAAACTGGGCCCCGATGGTGAGGTGCCGCTGCCCAATTGGGGTGGCTATCTAGTGAAGCCGCATCTCATAGAGTTCTGGCAAGGACAAACAGATCGCTTGCACGATCGGATTCGCTTTCGACGTGGCCCCAACGTCGAGTCAGAGATCGATGGCCAGCTGGTTCATGGCGGCGAGAATGGTTGGGTCTATGAACGACTAGCGCCTTAA